A region from the Brassica napus cultivar Da-Ae chromosome C8, Da-Ae, whole genome shotgun sequence genome encodes:
- the LOC106376303 gene encoding uncharacterized protein LOC106376303, whose amino-acid sequence MSTSYHPLTYCQSERTIQTLEDMLRACVLDWEGSWVKYLPLAEFAYNNSYHSSIGMAPYEALYGRPCRTPLCWTEVGEQREIEPAMVQETVEQVEMLKMRLKEAHDRQKSYADKRRRDLEFQVGDLVYLKMRTFQGGSKTRKLKKLKPRYMGPYPILERIGAVAYRLNLSGELSDFHDVFHVSVLRKVVREPELILQQPPRNLGKGLRGLCQPVEILDRQVKADRGMMTMLIKVRWEGDGIQEDTWESEPQMRIDYPELFRDVIGEFGDVNSGSNSLLVGENCNDPPPLSPLSPPSPPSPPLPPSPPSPTSLKRKRERGREREREKERESSPELVAGATVCRDHVQLATTDKRPRPSSCSSRRDEAVDTNHASNGARTKPHAPPEDSPRRARETHAPPPSAGATASSGHAPPSPTNVRRSCRDRPPSVRRREAAAASPPRRRRRR is encoded by the exons ATGAGTACATCTTATCACCCGTTGACATATTGTCAGTCAGAGAGGACTATTCAGACTTTGGAGGATATGCTCAGAGCTTGTGTTTTAGATTGGGAAGGTAGTTGGGTGAAGTATCTACCTCTAGCCGAGTttgcctacaacaacagctatcaTTCGAGTATTGGGATGGCACCATATGAGGCTCTATATGGTAGGCCTTGTCGCACGCCACTTTGTTGGACGGAAGTGGGAGAACAACGTGAGATAGAACCAGCCATGGTTCAAGAGACAGTCGAACAGGTCGAGATGCTCAAGATGCGGCTTAAGGAAGCCCATGACCGTcagaagagttatgcagataAACGGCGAAGAGATTTGGAGTTTCAAGTTGGCGACCTAGTATACCTGAAAATGAGGACATTTCAGGGAGGATCTAAGACTCGGAAGCTAAAGAAGCTTAAACCAAGATATATGGGACCATATCCTATTTTGGAGCGGATTGGAGCAGTTGCTTACCGACTAAATTTATCAGGAGAGTTATCAGATTTCCATGACGTGTTTCATGTTTCCGTTTTGAGGAAAGTAGTGAGAGAGCCAGAGCTCATTTTGCAGCAACCACCTAGAAACCTTGGCAAAGGGTTACGTGGGTTGTGCCAGCCAGTAGAGATATTGGATCGCCAAGTGAAAGCAGATCGTGGAATGATGACCATGTTGATCAAGGTTCGTTGGGAGGGAGACGGAATTCAGGAGGATACCTGGGAGTCCGAGCCCCAAATGAGGATTGATTATCCAGAGCTGTTTCGGGATGTCATTGGAGAGTTTGGAGATGTGAATTCGGGGTCGAATTCCTTgttagtgggggagaattgtaatgacCCACCTCCACTATCCCCActatctccaccatctccaccatccccaccactcccaccatctccaccatccccaacttctttaaagagaaagagagagagagggagagagagagagagagagaaagagagagaaagctcacctgagctcgtcgccggagcaaCCGTGTGCCGTGATCACGTTCAGCTTGCCACCACCGATAAACGCCCTAG gccatcatcgtgttcctctcgtcgagacgaagccgtagacaccaaccacgcctcaaacggagcccggacgaagccgcACGCGCCTCCCGAAGATTCGCCTCGGCGCGCGCGTGAAACACACGCGCCACCGCCTTCCGCCGGAGCCACCGCGAGTTCCGGCCACGCGCCGCCGTCTCCGACCAACGTTCGCCGGAGCTGCCGTGACCGACCACCGTCCGTCCGCCGCCGAGAAGCCGCCGCCGCGTCGCCGCCtcgccgccgtcgccgccgttga